The genomic stretch tttaattttgattataataaaggttgtctggaagagatcgctcctaagcgataagaccgcctgctGCTTAATCAGTATTATTTTGTGAAGGAATTAAAAAACTATATGAAAAGTTGtcgaacataataatataagtgTGAATCAACATTTTCTTGTCAcacgttgccatggttacggtcgcCTGAGTCACTCTTAAAACCCTTGTTTTATGGTATTATAAAAATAACCAAACATACATTTTTATGGCAGTTACAAGGCTTTTCTATTATAGGTCATTTAGCATATTACTAGAACGTAACATAACATTTCCTGTAACTATCTCATTCTTTCTTATATTTCTTTTAATTGTAtcttaacctgtcttatgtacaataaagtgtttacatacatacatacatacatactatctatgctactattgtcgcCTGGCTGACGGGGTagaaaaacaacaacaaaaagttGATCCAACCATAAATAAACTCACCTGTAAGGAACAGGTATGCAGAAACTAGTGCCCGCACCAGCATATAAATGGGCAGCACTTTGCTGGCCCCTGTCACTTGGTACACTAGGATGACTAGTTGCATCCAGCCTTTCCATTCGTTGGTCTGTTCTCTATGCAGGACCCTGAAAAGAAAATGGACTCTAATATGATGGAATTATGGGTGATTTTCGAAATTACCCGACATACTGAAACCTTGTGAAAGTCAGCTACCTCTCCGCCGATGGGTTGAGGATAGCCACCCAAACATGTGGAGGGActtttttgaataaatataaaagtctGCTACTTTACGCTATTGTTTttaaacatacataattataatatatgatagtgggtagtgaccctgcctatgaagctgatggtcccgggttcgaatcctggtaaaggcatttgtttgtatgatgatacagatatttgttcctgagtcatggttgttttctatgtatttaagtatttatatattatatatattgttgTCTAAGTActaacaacacaagctttcttgagttTACCGTGGTGCTTAGTCAATTTGCGTAAAAAAtgtactataatatttatttatttactatttatttatataatgaaGCCTCGTGAAACTCAGCTGCCGCTTCGCCGGTGGGATAATAGGCCACCCAAGTACGTAGAGGAAACTtactcaaataaaaataaaagttagtTAAGAATAAAGTGGTGAATTAGGCGTCTGGTGGTTAGGTaataccatagactaggaatcctctagaccgagtttagagcaattatttcatgcaaccgatgatgccaaaaatgcgggtgtgcgcgggacgaggtgagcgaagtcccgtgccgtgattggtccgttcaaagacacggacgtcacacaaagacactttcgactcgaacatggagtaaaattaccgtatgcgtggcagagggggtagcgcgactatgctcagcctagagaatgttttgtctgtgagttGTTATAGGATCTTACCTGGTAGATATAGAGTCATCAGTAAAAAACAATCCCAGCGCGAACACATATCCCACCGGCAACCAAAAGCTCCACTCAGAATAGTATTTATTCTCCTTCATAAAGAAATTGGTTCTATCGCAGAGATAGAAGTAGGCCATTATCATCCCCAGTTTAGCGAGGGCGGCTAAGGGGGATGAGGTGGTCGGAGGGGGGGAGACGAGCGAGTATCCCCCGAGCCGTTGCTGGATGGTTTGCGACCACCGCCATGTTGCTTTTATGCCGGCTAGGACACCGCTGGAAAAGAAAGTTATTGTTAATATGGTGGTTAAACTTAAGTATGTTTGTATTTATATCTTATGTTGTAAAGCAAATATAGTAAACAATTGCTGATGAATGAATTTTAGACAGAAGCATGtctcaaaaaccgggcaagtgcgagtcggactcgcgcacgaagggttccgtaccataatgcaaaaaaggcaaaaaaaaaacggtcacccatccaagtactgaccccgcccgacgttgcttaacttcggtcaaaaatcacgtttgttttatgggagccccacttaaatctttattttattctgtttttagtatttgttgttatagcggcaacagaaatacatcatctgtgaaaatttcaactgtctatctatcacggttcgtgagatacagcctagtgacagacggacggacggacagcagagtcttagtaataaggtcccgttttaccctttgggtacggaaccctaaaagtggTTCAAGAAAACAATTGTAAGTCAAAATTAAATGATGTTTTATTAAGTAAGTGAATCTTCCTAAAATACCACCATCTATTTCTAAATTTGGCTGTTTAGACCTCAACACGTATGCAACCTTCTGTCGATATGTCGATATACGAAAATTCATTATCTGTTTATTGCTAATTTGTAACGATATACGTTCGTACCAATAACTTAAACTTTCATAACGTCTGCCATTTATTGTACTTAACAATCAAAACAAATGGCGAATGTCAAGAACTGAAgctggagttttttttttaccataGAAATCTGAGTCGGCCGGAAAAATCCGGCCCTATTTTCTCATTATCCTAAAAGAAGCTGAGTGTATGGCACCTATCATTTAAAGCAGAATGCGTTCGGACCAATGACaaataatcaaaacaaaaaaacaaaatggcggcaCTTACCATACAAGAAACATGGCAAACGTTAACAACTGAAGCTGAGTATGTGGCTCGGGCATCGCGCAACACGATCCATCGTTGAAGTTCATGTGGTCGTTGCAGAACATGTTCAATAATATCTGAGCGTCGTGCCGCAAGGCGCGGGGACTCAGTGCCCAGCCGTCGTTGGAGCCGGCGCCCAGGGCGACCAGGCGGGGAGAGCTCCAGATGCGAGCTGCGCTGTGGGTCAAGATCTGAAATGAAATTcatcattttaaaaattaatagtctaaggcatggtataataatatactccgcctggtactctcttcccgtcttttcgtggtcacgtgactgacacaagtcacgtctacgtcatcatgcgacagcgctatatgataatatgcgatagcgctatatatagcggccatgttattgtgacgtaggcttgtgtcactctgggaagagaagaccatgttttattagactatggtctaAGGACACTTAAAGTTTATAGTGTCAAAAATACAGACCGGttgattaaataataatcagaaATTAGTCAATCATTGTGTTTCGAAAACCAAGGGCTTATTTATCAAATGATGGCTCCCAAAAATtgtgacgaccagtctggcctagtgggtagtgaccctgcctgtgaagccgatggtcctgggttggaatcccagtaagggcatttatttgtgtaatgacacagatatttgttcctgagtcatggttgttttctatgtatttaagtacatatttatatattatatatatcgttgtcccacccacaacacaagccttattaagcttactgtggaacttagtcaatctgtgtaagaatgtcccataatatttatttatttatttatttatttgaaaatacCGGGACAAAACGAGGAAGaagatttattattaaaaaatatcaagttgaattcaaaaaatatttacctacgaatattttacacaacgaaggccgcaaaagtATCTGACACGATCTCGGAGAGTGTATCACATATTTCTTGCggctttcgaagagtaacatattattgcaggtgactgtatttatttgacttttacacaaagaaaaataaaacctaaattTATACAATTCTTACCTCAATAGCAGCTCTGTTATACTCATCAATATCACTATTACTGATCTTCTTAAACTCATTCTTCAGCTTCGAACTATCGACCGACTCGATCAACTTCCAAAGGACTTTAGTATTCTTGTGTGCAAGCGAATCTATAGCTTGTACCAACAGCGTCAGGTTCCTTTTGTATTCCTCTATGACGAGAGTTGTGGCGTTTCGGGTCAGGAGGAGTTGGAGGCCGGTGCCGGCCACTATCACTGAGGGGGGCTCGTCTTCGCGCTCCCTGGAAGGAGAAGTGGACTTTAATGTGTGTTGCATAGGGCTCAATTTCAATAAAGATGTCTTATGGGGTTTTCGTAGCATTATACCCTCTTGTTTACCTTATatctttataatttaaaaatgtggctttccatcagagaatgGTCCTTATGCatatgaagcataaggacccttctttaAGGGAAAGCCACATATGGTATGTTGTGAATCTTAAGTCAAGTGAATTATATTCAGAATTGTACACACATTTCcagttttttcaaaaatttcagGGAACTTTATGCAAATCTCACATGTTTCCTTAATTTATCTgtcgtatttattattttatagttgTCATTTGTaagcttagagaatataaccaaacggagtggtcattaacaggtgttcccctctgtcgaaaaaaggcggccaatggtcaaccacatgtcaaacacatgtatggactgacgttaatctgacatggctatgttgacgttacgtatacatttgatgtgctcctcccccgcaaaaacggtagactattttgtaccgaaaattatagacatggcgtctccgttggttatatcctctaagtttgTAAGAGTCTCTGTTTGGCTTTATGAATAGGTATGATAGTCTGATAAATAATTCAATTGTATTCAGTCCACATTTTCTACAcaaataaataggtagttaTGTATTAGTGGCAAAGCATTAACAAtggaaataaatacatatagggtaattcgtcaattactggccactgtttagtaactggccaccggccaccctaaactaaaataGAATTCTATTTACCGataaacataattcattttagtataaggtggctaatTATTGAAGAGAGGCCAGTCAATATACCttatatgaaataaattataggtgaatagaatttatttttagtttagggtggccagttattagccggtggccagtaattggcgATTTACCCTAATGGTTTTACTTTTAACCTACCAGGCTCTAAACTGTTCAACCATAGTCCTCGATACGTCATGACTCCACACCAGACGTACAGACAGACGTAACTTCTCATCGGTGTATGTATTGTTAGGGGTATGGTGCTCCAGTGAGTACGAGGGGTCTGGGTCCAGGCGGGTTTTTAACACACCTGTAAAAAAACATTCTGTGGGTATTTTCAGGAACGATTTGCAAAAGAATAAAATGAAATTGATACAAGTATGTTTGTAAGATATAAGGGGAATTCCACATATATGCAATGTAACTAAATTTTgaccatacatacatacatataatcacgcctatttcccggaggggtaggcagagaccacggatttccaattttgaccaaataaataaaataaaataaaatagccttttatttcttgcaattatgacattttagaatagtttttaaagttaatatttacACAAAGACAATTCAAATTTTATCTATTGCATTGAAGATTTCTATTTACGTATAGGATTAGTTATTTGAATAGTAACAATTGTTAGATAAGGTGATAAGGAATTATCACAGCTCATGATAGTCATGATTCATTATTACTGATAATCATTGACTAATATTTAACTGTAAACATGGTACCATCACCCacgctgttaactgtacattggtggaccttatgccttttgtaataatgtCCTCCGATGTACAGtgaggagtgttgctgtttgtattgTACACTGTCACAATGTGTGAccatgaaaatttttattttatttatttatttatttaagtgtttatttttccttaaataGTATTTCATTAAGAAGTTTTCtaataatattgttgtttatttGACTATATTAAGGACCCCTTTTCGGTACAGGCCTCCTCCATATCTTTCCACCTTTCTCGGTCTTTTGCCTTGATTAGCCAATTTTCTCCAGCTGTGGTTATTATATCCCTGGACCATCTTGTTATGGGTTTTCCCGCCTTCCTTTTGCCATGGGGTCCTGGCCACTTTGTGACTTTGTTGGTCCATCTGTCATCTCTCAATCTTTCTATGAAAATTGTACTCAATAAAATACTGGGGCACTGAGGACAGcaagtccaactcgcacttggccggtttttaaataCAAATCAAGCTTCTTAATAGTGACCTGGATTAGGGTGCTAGAAAAGTCACAAATGATAGAAAATATTTCTCAGACATTTagttagtaggtatataaaaaaagttaaattttcACATGGTCTTTTGACGCTACTCATTTCAATTAGGTTTGAGGATTATAACACTGGAAGAAATTACAATGAAAACATTCAGAGTATAGAAATATGGTTAGTATGTAAAAAATCCATTTAATCATACATTACCTATGAAATGTTCATAGAGTTGTGCTATACGGGAGTCTCCGATGAATGCAAAGCTGTTGTATTTGCCCCAGAAAGCCAAGTACCGGAGACATCTTCTTGCATCGCTGGAAACAAGATAttattcattttatatttacacaAACTCTtcaaatgtttattattttggATGTCTaaacttattgttttttttacagtacaaataaaaatagtgcaaaaaaggataatatttacATGTTAAATATTGTTCTTATAACATTTGCTTAAACTCTatgctttattttatttcaaggataaatttgtaatttttccaGTAAAGTTTTATAAACCAGCTCTGGGTTGTTATTTCCATACAACAAAATGTTTACAATGCAACCAAGATAAATGtagtactttattatttacatttttgaGTAGCGATGTAGCATGCAACCATAAGGCTGCCATTCATGGTCTCCTTTATATCGGCCTGAGGATAACAACCAGGTGCACGAGTCTGGCCCtgaagtagaaaaaaaaatgtgatcaGTTCCTCAACTCCCAAGAGTCTATGGCCGGCCTAAAAACGACCTTGAAATTTTAAACTTGGAATTGAATTTTATTTCTCTTTACTCGATATATTGTTGGAGTTCAACCAGGGGTTCAATCACAATGTTACTATaagttttaaatgtaaaatgtagGGTCCTTACCATATCGTAAATGCAGAACGCCGTGGTAGCCGATGAACCCTAAAACTAACACAAACGCCAACAGCTTCGCATTGCTCACGTTCAGTTGATCAATAAACCATTCGGCAGAAGACTTCTTTGAATGAGAAACCATCACGGTTGcttttattttcaaataatcCACTCAAAACTTGTTGCGAGCGGACGAGCATAGATTTATTGCGCGTACAC from Cydia fagiglandana chromosome 11, ilCydFagi1.1, whole genome shotgun sequence encodes the following:
- the LOC134668774 gene encoding N-acetylneuraminate 9-O-acetyltransferase, with amino-acid sequence MVSHSKKSSAEWFIDQLNVSNAKLLAFVLVLGFIGYHGVLHLRYGPDSCTWLLSSGRYKGDHEWQPYGCMLHRYSKIDARRCLRYLAFWGKYNSFAFIGDSRIAQLYEHFIGVLKTRLDPDPSYSLEHHTPNNTYTDEKLRLSVRLVWSHDVSRTMVEQFRAWEREDEPPSVIVAGTGLQLLLTRNATTLVIEEYKRNLTLLVQAIDSLAHKNTKVLWKLIESVDSSKLKNEFKKISNSDIDEYNRAAIEILTHSAARIWSSPRLVALGAGSNDGWALSPRALRHDAQILLNMFCNDHMNFNDGSCCAMPEPHTQLQLLTFAMFLVCGVLAGIKATWRWSQTIQQRLGGYSLVSPPPTTSSPLAALAKLGMIMAYFYLCDRTNFFMKENKYYSEWSFWLPVGYVFALGLFFTDDSISTRVLHREQTNEWKGWMQLVILVYQVTGASKVLPIYMLVRALVSAYLFLTGYGHFTYTWKTGDTSLVRYFRVIFRLNFLTVVLCLTMNRPYQFYSFIPLVSFWYTLMFVIFALPPDIAPSSTHTVETKPYQYLYIALKVIGLLSIVTVLYMSEFFFQKIFVTRPWKALFVNSDDDIHQWWLRWKQDRYSMTYGIIFAVAYLVAQRYSLLDDNNHSNLFTPGVSLTATLLAFIGIGSYVTYTFFCTNIFDCNEIHSYVAFLPIVSYIILRNVSGALRTRHSSLFAWFGTITLELFASQSHIWLAADTHGVLVLVPSAPILNLIITSYIFICAAHEIHRLTGIILPYAVPDDWKLVLRNFAIFLAILVPIGIHDGMF